The window CATTTTTTAATTCGGAATATCTTTCAACTTCAATCTGGTCATTTTTAAAGCGATATGAATTAATCGGAACCGGTATAAAAAGATTCTCCTGGCCGGTAAACATTTTTGAAAAGAAATTCCCGGGTTCAATTTTTTTGTTTTTTCTGACCATCAGCATTTTCACCCTGAATCCGGGTTTCTTGGTAGATATTTCCAGAATTTGTTCATTGCAATCCGGGCTATGGTCTGGAGTAATCCAATATCCTAAAATTGAAATCAGTACCGCCAAACCAATAATCATCAAGCCGCATAATGCCAGTTTGTTGGTTCTGAATTTCTGCCAGGATATTTTCTGAGAATTGTACTGAGGTATATTTTGCTTCCTTTTAAAGAAATTTTTTAGGGTACGGATTGACATGATCATTTTAAGTTAATTTTCTGTTCTTCCACTCATATTTTCCTATTACAGCCGTAAGGCATGTATACGCGATGTACCATGGGTAAATGAAAGCCGAGGGGATGAACCACAATAAGGCCATTTTTGTTTGCCAAAATGTTTTAGTACGGTGCAAAAGAAAGAAATCACTCAAACATTTTAATACAAAATAGAAGAAAAAAACAGAAAAATATTTAATGGAAAAAAATCCGGAAATGAATAGGGCAACCAGAAAGATATTTGTTGTGGCAACAATCAATGCTGTGGCAATTGTGTCAAAATCCTTGTAATATTGGCTTTTGGAAGCCCATCGTTTGCGCTGATTCAGGAAAGAGCGCAGGTTAGGACAAGCTTCTGTATAAACCAGGGCATCGGTAGATTTCAGATACCTGATGTTTTGTGCCTGATTTTTTTTTAGCTGGTGTAAAAAAAACATGTCATCCCCCGAAGCCGAAGCCACAGAAAAATTATTGTTTTCAAAATAAGCCGTTTTTTCAAAGGCAAGATTTGATCCGTTGCACATGATGGGATGCGAAAGCCCGGCTGAGCCCGCTGTTGAAGCCTGAAGGCTGGTAAATTCAATGGATTGCAGAAATTGAAAGCAGTTTTTGGGGGATAATAACCTGACCGGGGCAATAATCATTTTTGGCCGGTAAATTTCATAAAAAGAGACTATTGTTGACAGCCATTTTTCCCCTGTAGTGCAATCTGCATCTGTAGTAACAATAAGGTTCCCTTTTGCCTCAACGATTCCTTTATAAAGTGCTGATTTTTTCCCTGATCCTTTTTCCAGTTTAAGCAAACGGATATTATTATATCCTGCCATCAGCTGCTGCAATTCTGTGAAGCTGTTATCTTCGGAATGATCGTCAACAAGGATGATTTCATAGTGCTCGGCAGGATAATCCTGATTTGTCAAACTGTTGAGCAATGCGGCCAAATGAGCAGATTCATTTCTGAACGGGACTACAATGGTTACGAAAGTATTGAATTTTCGAGAGGCAACCGTGGAAAAAAACTGCAAATTTACCCAGCCTTTGGCAAAAGCAAGAATGATAAAGCTGTATAGAGAAATTATCAAAATACCAATCACAATAACCGTGATCATAAGGCTATTTGTCCAGATATTTTGCAATGGTGTTAAGTAATTTATCAAAATTTATAGGCTTGGACACGAAATCGTCGCAACCGGCATTGTAACATTTCCACCTGTCCTCTTCCATGGCATTAGCTGTTTGAGCAATGATAGGCAGGTTAGGCCTGAATTTTTTAATTTCCCTGGTTGCTTCATAACCATCAATTCCAGGAAGTTGGATATCCATTAGTACCAGCTCGATTTTATCATTGTTTTTGCAGGTTTCGACAGCCATCATGCCATCTGTAGCCCTGATAATCTGAATTTGTGTCCTTCTTAAGATGCCCTGTAATAACTTAAACCCAATGAGATCATCTTCAGTAATTAATATCAGGTGATTACTCCAATCAATTGTATTGGCTGATTTTGCGATATCTGGTTTTGTCTCTTTTATATCTCCCATGTTCGTTATTCTTGGTATGCTAAATGTGAATTCAGAGCCTTCATGTACAAGTGAAGAACTAAACATTTTCCCATTCATCAGGTTAACCAGGCCCTGAGCTATTGGAAGCCCCAACCCTGATCCTCCATATCTCCGGGTAAGTGAATTGTCCTCCTGCGTAAAAGCTTTGAATAATTTTATTTTCATTTCTTCGGGGAAACCTATGCCGCTATCTTTTACATAGAATGAAATATAATCATCCCGGGTCAAAGAATAACCAAATTTAATTTCTCCCCTTTCAGTGAACTTTACAGAATTATCAAGCAAATTTTTCAGGATTTGCTTTAGACGCAGACGGTCGGTAAAAATTGACAATTGCCTGTCTGCGGATTCAACATTTAAACTCAGCACTATTTCTTTGCCTTTGTTCTGAATGATATTTTGATAATATTCAAATAATTCCTGCATTAAGGGCAGAACAGTAAAGTTTTCGGGCAGTAATTTTAATTGTTTGCTTTCTAATTTTGAGAGGTCGATCAGGTTGTCAACCAAAGAAACAAGCGAATTGCCGCAATTATCAATAATTTTAATATACTCTTCCCTTAAATCAGGGGTTGTATCTGGAGCATCTATTAATTGGGCCATTCCCAATATGCCATTCATAGGTGTTCTGATTTCATGAGACATATTGGCCAGGAACGCTGATTTTAATTTATCAGAATCTTCGGCTTCTTCTTTAGCTTTTATCAGTTCGTTTTCGATATATTTTCTGTGAACGGCCACGGATGCTTCATAAATGAACGTTTCAATGATTCTGTTATTTATAAACTCGTCGCCATTAAAAGTAAGCAGACTTGCAGTTCCAAACAGTTTTCCCTCTTGCATCAATGCGATGCCTAAGACCTTTCTAATATTTAGAATTTTTTCAATTCTCCTGCAAATCCTCCCTGGAAATTGTTGGTCACATAATTGATACAGCCCGTTATCAAACTGTTTAAGATGTGTGTAGGTACATAATTCTCTTTTATATTTATCCGATATCGAAAGCTCAAGGCCGTCAAGTGAATGTTTTAGTATTTTTTCTAATTTATTTGAAATAGCAGGACTCAAAGGAGAAAGGTATTTTATTTTGAACTTGTCATCTGTCTCTTCATATTTGGAGATAATGACAAATGAACTGTTGCCCAATTCATTTAGTTTCTGCCCTATATATTCAAACAGATTGTCATTGGGAATACTGAGAAAATCCAATGCAGTATTCGATAAAAAGAATAAATTATCGGCATACTTTTGTTCGTTTTGTTCAGCAATTTTTTGCTTTGTAATATCCGTGATAACCCCTCTGAAACCGATGATTTCCTTGTCGCAATAGATATGATTGATATACAGAAGAATACTGAATATTTTTCCCGAGTGGCTGATTGCCCTATATTCAACTCCTTTTATTTCAAAACCTTCAAGGGCTTTTTTCAAATCGTAGTCCAGCCTTTCCCTGTCTCCCTGGTAAATAAGCCGGGAAAGATTTAAAGATTTAATTTCCGTTTCACTGTATTCAAATATTTTTAAACCTTGTAAGTTGAAGAATGTCAGCAGCCCCTCTTTGTTACATTCAAAAATGGTTTCAGGCATTAAAGTGATCAGATTCTTATACCTATCTTCACTTTTTTTAAGTCTTTCTTCTGATAATTTTTTGTCGGTGATGTCAACAGCAATGCCACAGGTACCGATGATTTCTCTTTGATGGTTGTACAAAGGATTTTTAATGCTTTGGAACCACCTGAATTCATTGTTGATCAGGGTGAATTCTTCTGTGATGACCTGTTTTGCGGAACGAATAACTTCATTGTCAACAGCGACATACCTGTCGGCCAAATCAGAAGTGTGCAAATCATAATTTGTTTTTCCTATTATATAATCTGGTGAAGATTGGTTGAAATCAGCAAAATATTTATTTGCAAACAGGAATTTCCCCTGAAGGTCTTTAACCCAGGTCATAAATGGAAGGTTGACAAGAAGGGAGTCTTCATTGTTTTGAGGCTGCAACAATAGGGATTCAGCTTCTTTCAGATTGGTAATGTCGCGCCCTGTACCGATAAATCCAAGAAAATTATCATTTTTATCATATACTGCCTTATCAGACCAGCCTATCCATCTCCATCCTTTTTTTGTCTGGGCTCTTTGTTCAACATAACAGGAAAAAGGAGGTACATGAAGTTTTTTTATTGTTTCTTCGCTGCGTTTAAGATCTTCTTCGTGAATGTATGGATTTAATTTCCTCCCTAAAAGGTCGTGTTCTTTTTTCCCGAATAATTCGCAAAGAGAAGGGCTGGCAAATTCAAGCTCCCCGTTTTTGTTGGTCTTAATTATAAAATCAGTTTGATTTTCAGCTATGAGCTGATATTTTTCTTCACTTTCCTTGAGCTCACTGAAAAGTGAGACCCTCTGGCTGATATCTCTGGCAAAACCTGTAGTTCCGATTACTTCGCCGTTTTCATTCTGTATGGGAGAAATAAAGGTATCAAACCACCTGGGATCTGCAATTGATCCGGAAAAGGATTCAATCACAACTTTCTGCCGCTTTGTTTCTATAGCTTCCTGATCGTACTGTATAAGCTTTTTTGCCAGCTCTGACGGCCAAATTTCTTCATCGTTTTTTCCTACTAAATTGACAAGGTCTAAATTGCAAAAATATAAAAATGAGTTATTTGCAACGATATATTTACCCGCTTTGTTTTTAATCCAAAGCATGAAAGGAATGTTATTGATAACTTCAAGATGAGGGAAGCGGGAGCAGCATTGGCTAAATTCATTTGACGGGCTTAGGTTTTTGTTCACTACAATATATTGGAGATGATCCCCGGCAGATTGAGCAGAACAAAAATGAATTTCGGTATCAAGAATTGTGGAATCCTTTTTGATAAATCTGACAAATTTATCAGGACAATCTGAATTAAGGTTTATACTTGATTCTACATGTTTATCGAGGAGTTCCTGCCAGTTTTTCCCAATTAATTCATTTGTTGAATAGCCAAGCAGGTTTGCGAAATTTATATTGGCATCGGTAATTTTTTCTTGTTCTATAACGAAAACAGCTGAATTCTTCAGGTGTATGATTTTTTTCAGTAGGTCATTTACGGTATTTCCCGGCTTAGAAATGAATTCGATTTTTTTTTCCAGAAATTCTATTCTGGAAAGCAGCTTTTTATTAACATCTTGTAGTTCTTTATATTTTGAATCCATTTCTTTTAATTGCCGAAATAACTTCAATAAAGTATGATTTCAGAAAAACTTTTTAAATATATAAAATTATTAAAAAGCCTGAAACCATTAAAAAAAAATACTTTTATTTTAATGGTTTATGACTAATTCCGGTAAAATATGGACAGTTTAGTTAAAAAAAGTGACAAAGAATGTCGATTCGGATGAGTTTATGATTTCAGGACCGCTGGGGAAATTTACTTTTTCCTTTTGTTCAATTCATCTCTGATCAGTGAAGCGCGTTCATAATTTTCCTGTTTTACTGATTCATCCAATAATTCTTTAAGTTCCTGGGTATCTAGGTCAACAAATTCATTGGCTTCACTGGAATCGGAATTTGAGGAACCGACGGATGCTCCTTTTGACTCTTCATTTTCTTTGGATTCCTTTTCAAAGTCCAGGATGATTCCTGCTTTTGAAATAATTTCTTCGGTGGTATAAATAGGGCATTTAAAGCGCAATGCAAGGGCAATCGCATCACTGGTACGGGCATCTACACTGAGTTTAACCTGCGGACTTTCACAAATAAGTTTTGAATAAAATACTCCTTCTTCCAGTTTATAAATATTTACCTCAGTAAGATTTATTTTAAAGGCTTTGGCAAAATTCAGGAACAGATCATGGGTAAGGGGCCGTGGAGGATTTAATCCTTCTAGTTGAATTGCTATAGCCTGAGCTTCGAACCCGCCTACAATGATAGGAATACGTCTTTCCCCATTTTCTTCAGATAAAACCAAAGCATAAGCTCCCGATTGAGTCTGACTGTATGATATTCCTAAAACATTTAATTTAACTTTATTCATAACCTTTATAATAACAATGAGATAATGAAGTCCCCACTCAATAAACTATACAAATATAGTGAATATTACTAGATTTGTATTATATTTGTTCTGATTTGGCATGATAGGCCTGCAATTTTTACTCAGGATTAAAAAAAGTTGAATTTGTAACATTCTAATTTTATCCGTGAAAACAGGGATTAATCCTTACTTAAAATTAGACTGTAATTTTAAATTAAAAAAATATTCTGATTAAATCTTTGCTTATCAATTAATCTTTTCTATTTTTGCAGTCCCAAGTTTAAAATTTGAAAAACTTTACCAATGTACGCAATAGTAGATATAGCAGGACAACAATTTAAAGTTGAGAAAAACAATAAAATATTTGTCCACAGATTAGAAGCAGCTGAAGGAGCTGAGATAGATTTCAATCAGGTTCTTTTAATTGAAGACGATGATGAAAAGATAGAGGTAGGGACACCAGTAGTGGACGGAGCACGTGTGGTGGCCAAAGTTTTAGCTCATGCCAAAGGAGATAAGGTTCTGGTTTTTAAGAAAATCAGAAGGAAAGGTTTTAAAAAACTCAACGGTCACCGTCAATATTTTACACAGCTTCTTATTGAAGATATTCTTCAAAATGGTGCTGAACACGTAAAAGCTGAGGCAGAACCTAAAGCTGAAGAAGTAAAGGCTAAACCTGAGGTTGAGGAAGCTGCTGTTAAAGTTAAAAAGCCTGCAGCTAAAAAAACAACGGCAAAGAAGGCTACTAAAAAAGAAGAGTAAAAAGCAATAAAGCATTAAAATATATTAGAAATGGCACACAAAAAAGGAGCAGGAAGTTCTCGAAACGGTCGGGAGTCAGAAAGTAAACGACTTGGAATAAAATTATATGGAGGACAAATTGCCAAAGCCGGCAATATTTTAGTACGTCAGAGAGGTACTGTTCACTGTCCTGGTTTAAATGTTGGAATGGGTAAAGATCATACTTTGTTTGCCCTGATCGATGGGAAAGTTGAATTTAAAAAGAAAAAAGAGGACAAATCATTTGTCTCTGTTCTTCCAATTGAAGAATAAGGTTTTATATCTAAATTTTGCAGATCTCCGAAATATTTGTCTACTTTAGACAAATAGGTTTGGAGATTTTTTATTTTATTTCCTGCTTAAATTAAACTTATCATGCTTACGTTAAAGGTCATTCAGGAAAATCCGGAAAAAGTAATTGAACGTTTGGCTGTTAAAAATTTCGATGCCAAAGAAACTGTTTATAAAATTCTGGATATCGATAAAGAACGTCGGGACTTGCAGAAAAACATGGATCAACAGCAAGCCGAGCTGAACGCTCTTTCAAAAGAAATTGGCAATTTATTCAAATCCGGCAAGAAGGAAGAAGCTGCTGCAGCTAAAGATAAGACTGCAGGTTTGAAGGATTCTGTTAAGGAATTAAGCCAAAAGTTGGATTCAAAGGAAAAAGAACTCAATGAACTTCTGGTTCTTTTACCCAATATGCCCAGTGAAGTTGTTCCTAAAGGCAAATCTGCAGCAGATAATGTTGTAGTTAAAAAAGGAGGTATTATTCCTGAATTGCCGGAAGATGCCTTGCCCCACTGGGATCTGGCAAAAAAATATGATATTATTGATTTTGAGTTGGGTAATAAGTTGACTGGAGCCGGCTTCCCCGTATATAAAGGGAAAGGTGCAAGGTTACAGCGTGCCTTGATTAATTTCTTCCTCGATGAAAACCAAAAGGACGGCTATCTTGAGATTGAACCGCCCATCATGGTCAACGAGGATTCGGCTTTTGGTACAGGACAATTGCCCGATAAGGAAGCACAGATGTATTATGTCGGATTGGATAATTATTATCTTATTCCTACTGCTGAGGTCCCGATTACAAATATTTACCGTGATGTAATTCTTAATTCTTCTGATTTCCCAATTAAAAATACTGCTTATACTCCGTGTTTCCGCAGAGAAGCCGGTTCTTATGGCAAGGATGTCAGAGGATTGAACCGTTTGCATCAGTTCGATAAGGTTGAAATTGTTCAGATTCAGCATCCAGACAAATCATACCAGGCACTTGATGAAATGGTAAAACATGTGGAAGGATTGGTTAAAAAGCTTGAACTGCCCTATCGTATTGTGAAATTGTGCGGGGGGGATATGAGTTTTACCTCTGCTTTGACTTTCGATTTTGAAGTAATGGCTACGGCCCAAAATAAATGGCTTGAAATCAGTTCTGTCTCAAACTTTGAAACTTTCCAGTCAAACCGTTTGAAACTGCGTTTCAAGGATGAGGCAAATAAAAAGTCACAACTGGCCCATACCTTGAATGGAAGTTCTTTGGCTTTGCCCAGGGTTGTTGCCGCTTTACTTGAAAACAACCAGACCCCCCAGGGAATTAAGATCCCGGAAGTACTTGTTAAATATACCGGTTTCGACATGATTGATTAGGCCTGTTGATCAATAGGATATTAAACAAACCCATGAGCGTTTTTTTCTCATGGGTTTATTTTTTCATTTTCTGTAATTTTTAAATAGTAATTGACGTTAATATAAAGGTCGAACCAAAGAGACAATTAATTGTTTAACTTTGAAATTGGTAAAGCGGATAATTTATGAAACTTCAAAATTTATCTTTTCTGGCAGTTATGTTTCTGATAATAAATTTGTTATCATGGAATTGCCGCAAGGACGAAACCTCAACTCCAACTCATGCCGATACTGTTGCCAGTAACCTGAAAGATGCCACGGAAGCTTTATATGGTTTGATGAATACCTGGTATTTATGGAATGACAGTATGCCGGTTGTAAGCGAAAATAAATATACCCATCCTGATTCTTTACTCGAAGCCATGCGCTATAAACCCAGGGATAAATGGAGTTATATTGCTTCAAAAGAGGAGACTGAGTCCTATTTCCAGGAAGGAGCATTTGCAGGATATGGTTTTAGTTATGGCTTGGATTCAAACGATTCTATAACTGTTGTTTTTGTTTATAAAAATTCTCCTTTATACAAGGCCGGGATCAGGCGTGGCTGGAAAATGCTTAAAATTAATGGTACAGCTGTAAATAAAAACTCCAGCATAAGCTCTTTGTTGGGAAGCAGTACTGCAGGCGTTCAGAATGAGATATTGTTTAAGAGCCCCGCCGGCAAGATTATTGATTCAACTTTTACCAAAGAGAATCTGACAATTAATACTGTCCTTTACAGGGATACTGTTGTTCAGGATGGGAAAGTGATAGGACATATTGTACTTGAAGGTTTTATTGTTCCGGGAGAGCAGGAAATTGATGAGGCATTCAGCTTTTTTAAACAGGCTGGAGTAAGCGATCTGGTCCTCGATTTGCGGTATAATACAGGAGGATTGGTGAATGTTGCCGATACTCTGGCCAGTTTAATCGGAGGTTCCAATACAGATGGTAAAACTTTTGTCAATTATTTTCATAATAAAAACAAACAGAAAGCAAACAGTTCGGAAGCTTTCTATAAAAATCTGAGCAATGCCCTGAATCTTAACCGGCTTGTTGTTCTTACTTCCGGTAGTACTGCTTCTGCAAGTGAAGCGGTAATAAATGGATTGAAGCCCTTTATCAAGGTTGTGTGTATCGGCGATAACACCTATGGAAAGCCAGTGGGAATGTATATTTTCACTTATAAGGATTATTCTTTTGTCCCGATATGTTTCAGGATAACCAATGCCAACGGGCAAGGTGACTATTATAGCGGATTAAAGGCCGATTCTTATGTTCTTGATAATATTGACAAAGATTTCAACGACAAAACCGAGGATTGTTTCAAACAGGCCTTGTATTATATAAAAACAGGCACTTTTGCAGCCACCAAGAAGGCCTACCGACAATCCATACCTTTCCCGGAAATGAAAGGTTTACGGGGAGAAATCGGGGCCTATTAACAGAAATATTTTGGGAACAGAAAGAATTATTTTAGGCATTGATCCCGGTACAACCGTTATGGGGTATGGCTTAATCAGGGTCATAAAAAAAGAACCGGAATTAATCACATTGGGGGTCTTACAATTAAACAAGTTGCATGATCCTTATGTCAAATTACAGAAAATATTTACCCGGACCTTACAGTTGATAGATGAATATCATCCCGGTGAACTGGCTATAGAATCGCCTTTTTACGGGAAAAATGTGCAATCCATGTTGAAGTTGGGGAGGGCACAGGGAGTGGCTATTTCGGCAGCTTTGTATCGCTCTTTGCCGGTACATGAGTATGCTCCCAGAAAGATAAAGCAGGCCATCACAGGACAGGGAAGTGCTTCCAAAGAACAGGTAGCTCTACTCATTGAAAAGATATTAAAGACCGGTGAACTGCATGAGATGCTTGATGCTACTGATGCAGTAGCAGTTGCAATGTGCCATTTTTATCAACGGGATATTCCCGGGTCAGGGCAGAGTTTCAACAGTTGGAAAGATTTTATCGCACAAAATCCCGGCCGGGTCAAATAAGAAATATATTAAATAAAAAAGCTCCTTTTCAGGAGCTTTCTTTATTTAAATTCTTTACTGATCTTTTCTGCGATCTCTTTAAATTCTTCATCCGAAAGTTTCAACTTGGGATTGGAAAAATTCATATCACTCATCTTATTGAGAGGAATAAGGTGAATGTGGGTATGAGGGACATCCAGTCCTACAACTGCAACCCCTATTCTCAGACAGGGGATAGCCTTTTCAAGAGCTTTTGCAACTCTTTTTGAAAAAATCATCAATCCGCTTAAAGATTCATCGTCAAGGTCGAACACATAGGGAACTTCCTTTTTGGGTATTACCAGAGTGTGCCCTTTTACCAGAGGATTAATATCCAGAAAGGCAAAATAATTTTCGTCTTCAGCAACCTTATGGGAAGGTATTTCCCCTTTTGCTATTTTTGAAAAGATACTTGCCATAATTCTATATTATTTTATTGAATTGCAATATCAAGGATTTCAAAAGATACTTTTCCGGAGGGTACCTGTACTTCCACTACCTCGCCTTTTTTCTTACCCAATAATGCTTTAGCAATTGGCGTATTGATCGATAATTTTCCACCTTTTAAATCGGCTTCACTTTCGGATACAATCGTATAATCCATAACTGCATTGTTGTTTTTGTTCTTAATCTTAATACGGTTAAGTAACTGGACTTTTGAAGAATCCATTTTGGATTTGTCGAGAACCCTCGAATTGGCAATGGTATCTTCCAACTTTGCGATCCTCATTTCGAGCATACCCTGAGCTTCCTTTGCCGCATCATATTCTGCGTTTTCCGACAGATCACCTTTATCCCTGGCTTCTGCCAATTGTTTTGAAATAGAAGGACGTTCAACTGTTGTGAGATGATTCAATTCGTTCTTTAATTTCTTATAGCCTTCTTCCGTAAGGTAAGAAACATTAGCCATAATATCAGCCTCCAAATTTATTTGTTATACATAAAATAAAAAAGAATTCCGGAATTTTCCAGAACCCTTTCTGATGTAAATATACAAAAATTTTATTCTTATTATCGGTTCTAAAATTGAGAAAGTTTTTCTTAAAAAATGCTAAAAAATATGTGTGATTTTATTTCAAAGATTATGATGGAAAACAAAATAACCCCGTATTTGTTCAATTAATATTTAGGGTTTAATATTTCGGAATAAATTACAGCCCTTTTTACGTCAAAATTTTCAATAAGTTGCTTATTTTCTTCTTCTTTTATTGCAGTTTCTTTTCCCTCTTCTTCTAAAATTTCTAAATAGTCCATTTTCCCGGGGAGTACCGTATTTTTTATATTTTCAATTTTTCTATCTTCCTGAGCAACGGTTTGTGTATTATTTTTAATTTCTTTTACAGTAGGTGCATTTGGTGCAGGAGCAGGGTCAGTTTTTTCAACTGGCAAGTCCAGTAAATGGGCTATCTGGTTATAGATATCGGCGTTTTTTCCAGAAGGGGAGGTCCCTAAAGGATTTTTGCGTACCGCCGCCTTATTCTTCCTCTGTTTGTCAGCCTGACTCAATATCGCAAGCAATACTGCAATTGCGATATATAATATAGAAGAACCTAATCCTGCCTGTATAATCATCTTTTTCTGCGTTTAGTAAAAAGTCGTTTCAGAAATGATTCGTGGCCCTGAATATGACTATTAAACCGATCAGCTTCTTTGCGCGAAGATTTCATCCTTCTTTGCACTTCTTTGCTTTGCATCTTATAACGCTTTTTTAAGGTTTTTTTTCTTTCTTTTTCAAAGGCCTTATCTTCTTTCCTTTTAATTTTGGCATTAATTTTTTCACTTTTTTTATCTATAGACGTTTCAGTTCCCCGCATTCCGGATTGCCCTTCAATCTGTGCAGAACAATTGAAATAAAAGGCAAAAATTAACGTTAAAAAAAGTAGAACGGTTTTTTTCACCTGAAATTGCATATCTTAAGGCTGAAATAATTTTATTATGTTGATACCAAAAATAAGAAATATTTCTATAGTTCTGGTATGTGTTTTTGCATTAATTCAATGTGTCAAAGATAACAACTATCTCCCTTATGCCAAGGTTGATGTTGATATTTCTTTATATCCCGGATTGTCAGGGATTGGAGCCAGTTGCAGTCTGATCATGCTCCCTACGACTGATTCTTACCGGGGTTTGAATGGACTTATTCTCTACAGGGAGTCCACGGATGTTTTTAAAGCTTATGAGATGACCTGCCCCTATGATACGGTTCTTTTGACTATCAACAATGTAAAACCTTATTACCTGGCTACCGATTGCAAGATGACTTGTACCGATTCGGCAGTTTGTCCAACCTGCCATTCTGTTTATTATTTAAGTTTGGGAGGCGCGAAAACAAAAGGGCCTTCGCGAAGAAATTTAAAGGAATATAATGTTTATGCAGATGGAAACTGGCTGCATATATCTAACTAAAAATGGGAAAGGGAGTGCCGAAACACTCCCTTTTAATCATTCTTAGTTCCCTTAGTATCTGTAAAATTCTGCCTTATATGGACCTTCAACAGGAACACCAATATAATTGGCTTGTTTTTCAGACAGTGTAGTTAATTTAACTCCGATTTTCTCGAGATGTAGCCGTGCAACTTCTTCATCCAGTTTCTTGGACAGGCGATAAACGCCGATTTTGTAATTGTTTTTCCAAAGATCCATTTGTGCCAGCGACTGATTGGTAAATGAGTTGCTCATTACAAAAGAAGGATGGCCGGTAGCACAACCCAGGTTTACAAGCCGGCCTTCAGCGAGCAGGAAAATGCAGTGTCCGTCAGGGAAAATATATTTATCGACCTGAGGTTTAATATTTACTTTTTTAATACCGGGATAATTTTCAAGTTTATCAACCTGTATTTCGTTATCGAAATGGCCAATGTTGCAAACAATTGCCTGGTCTTTCATTTTTTCCATGTGCTCGATGGTAATCACATCGCAGTTGCCTGTAGTGGTAACAAAAATATTGCCTTCTTTTACGGCTTCTTCCATGCTTGTTACCTGATAGCCGTCCATGGCAGCCTGAAGGGCACAGATTGGGTCTATCTCTGTAACCAGTACCCTGGCGCCATAAGAGCGCATGGAACTGGCACATCCTTTGCCTACATCGCCATGTCCAAGGACAACAACAACTTTTCCAGCAATCATCACATCAGTAGCCCGTTTAATACCATCAGCCAGTGATTCTCGGCAACCATAAAGGTTGTCGAATTTTGATTTTGTAACGGAATCATTAACATTGATGGCTGGAACCAACAGTTCGCCTTTCTCCATCATTTGGTAAAGACGGTGGACCCCGGTGGTCGTTTCCTCTGAAACGCCTTTCCATTCTGCAAGAGTACGGTGCCATTTCGT of the Bacteroidota bacterium genome contains:
- a CDS encoding glycosyltransferase, giving the protein MITVIVIGILIISLYSFIILAFAKGWVNLQFFSTVASRKFNTFVTIVVPFRNESAHLAALLNSLTNQDYPAEHYEIILVDDHSEDNSFTELQQLMAGYNNIRLLKLEKGSGKKSALYKGIVEAKGNLIVTTDADCTTGEKWLSTIVSFYEIYRPKMIIAPVRLLSPKNCFQFLQSIEFTSLQASTAGSAGLSHPIMCNGSNLAFEKTAYFENNNFSVASASGDDMFFLHQLKKNQAQNIRYLKSTDALVYTEACPNLRSFLNQRKRWASKSQYYKDFDTIATALIVATTNIFLVALFISGFFSIKYFSVFFFYFVLKCLSDFFLLHRTKTFWQTKMALLWFIPSAFIYPWYIAYTCLTAVIGKYEWKNRKLT
- a CDS encoding PAS domain S-box protein, which gives rise to MDSKYKELQDVNKKLLSRIEFLEKKIEFISKPGNTVNDLLKKIIHLKNSAVFVIEQEKITDANINFANLLGYSTNELIGKNWQELLDKHVESSINLNSDCPDKFVRFIKKDSTILDTEIHFCSAQSAGDHLQYIVVNKNLSPSNEFSQCCSRFPHLEVINNIPFMLWIKNKAGKYIVANNSFLYFCNLDLVNLVGKNDEEIWPSELAKKLIQYDQEAIETKRQKVVIESFSGSIADPRWFDTFISPIQNENGEVIGTTGFARDISQRVSLFSELKESEEKYQLIAENQTDFIIKTNKNGELEFASPSLCELFGKKEHDLLGRKLNPYIHEEDLKRSEETIKKLHVPPFSCYVEQRAQTKKGWRWIGWSDKAVYDKNDNFLGFIGTGRDITNLKEAESLLLQPQNNEDSLLVNLPFMTWVKDLQGKFLFANKYFADFNQSSPDYIIGKTNYDLHTSDLADRYVAVDNEVIRSAKQVITEEFTLINNEFRWFQSIKNPLYNHQREIIGTCGIAVDITDKKLSEERLKKSEDRYKNLITLMPETIFECNKEGLLTFFNLQGLKIFEYSETEIKSLNLSRLIYQGDRERLDYDLKKALEGFEIKGVEYRAISHSGKIFSILLYINHIYCDKEIIGFRGVITDITKQKIAEQNEQKYADNLFFLSNTALDFLSIPNDNLFEYIGQKLNELGNSSFVIISKYEETDDKFKIKYLSPLSPAISNKLEKILKHSLDGLELSISDKYKRELCTYTHLKQFDNGLYQLCDQQFPGRICRRIEKILNIRKVLGIALMQEGKLFGTASLLTFNGDEFINNRIIETFIYEASVAVHRKYIENELIKAKEEAEDSDKLKSAFLANMSHEIRTPMNGILGMAQLIDAPDTTPDLREEYIKIIDNCGNSLVSLVDNLIDLSKLESKQLKLLPENFTVLPLMQELFEYYQNIIQNKGKEIVLSLNVESADRQLSIFTDRLRLKQILKNLLDNSVKFTERGEIKFGYSLTRDDYISFYVKDSGIGFPEEMKIKLFKAFTQEDNSLTRRYGGSGLGLPIAQGLVNLMNGKMFSSSLVHEGSEFTFSIPRITNMGDIKETKPDIAKSANTIDWSNHLILITEDDLIGFKLLQGILRRTQIQIIRATDGMMAVETCKNNDKIELVLMDIQLPGIDGYEATREIKKFRPNLPIIAQTANAMEEDRWKCYNAGCDDFVSKPINFDKLLNTIAKYLDK
- a CDS encoding bifunctional nuclease family protein, which encodes MNKVKLNVLGISYSQTQSGAYALVLSEENGERRIPIIVGGFEAQAIAIQLEGLNPPRPLTHDLFLNFAKAFKINLTEVNIYKLEEGVFYSKLICESPQVKLSVDARTSDAIALALRFKCPIYTTEEIISKAGIILDFEKESKENEESKGASVGSSNSDSSEANEFVDLDTQELKELLDESVKQENYERASLIRDELNKRKK
- the rplU gene encoding 50S ribosomal protein L21 → MYAIVDIAGQQFKVEKNNKIFVHRLEAAEGAEIDFNQVLLIEDDDEKIEVGTPVVDGARVVAKVLAHAKGDKVLVFKKIRRKGFKKLNGHRQYFTQLLIEDILQNGAEHVKAEAEPKAEEVKAKPEVEEAAVKVKKPAAKKTTAKKATKKEE
- the rpmA gene encoding 50S ribosomal protein L27, which gives rise to MAHKKGAGSSRNGRESESKRLGIKLYGGQIAKAGNILVRQRGTVHCPGLNVGMGKDHTLFALIDGKVEFKKKKEDKSFVSVLPIEE